From Pseudoalteromonas sp. DL-6, one genomic window encodes:
- a CDS encoding fasciclin domain-containing protein, which yields MNKVFKLGALILPLLLIQGCSSDDDNNAPVTVDTQPAVSVFDAAQDSGDFTTLVAALEATGLDETLDDLTTSFTVFAPTDDAFALLGEETINNLLADTDTLSSILTYHVVSGRVDAQTAIGLAGTTVETVNGQSIALSLSGENLLVNTSTVTMTDIVTDNGIIHVIDAVLTPKTVPETAPTNNIIETAQQAGNFSTLLAALDAASLTSALADESSEFTVFAPTDAAFEAIGSNFLNTLLANPTVLADILKQHVLVGAVDSVTAMSLNGQSAETLLGNTLPVAINAETNMLSFGGANIIVKDIMTNNGVIHVIDSVIISDVTLPQSTNTIADIASADGNFTTLLAALTATGLDTLVADPDNTFSVFAPTDAAFAALGQDTINALLADTDTLRDILLYHVFPDATVLSDDAVSIANSNSNKVEMANGDMAAISYVDSSLFINDSAITEANVTASNGVIHVLNKVIMPPVEVGTPTKTIATVATETPALSTLVTALQAASLVDTFNDTTQSFTVFAPTNAAFSKIPAADLEALLADTTALTGVLTQHVLGAQVGSTDAFAANGKMVTTLAENMLSVNIVDFTSTENTATDSIAYDTTNNRLVTGMADAMPGKTVYVFDNDLGEAMSVCEGGCATTWPPVLGTAASIENVPGLSLIARSDDSMQVAYLGRPLYTYAGDTAVGDNNGQAVNNIWWQVSLPATSLQVAGSNVTTTDIYTSNGVVHLIDTVITTAK from the coding sequence ATGAATAAAGTATTTAAGCTCGGTGCTCTCATACTTCCCTTGTTACTCATTCAAGGTTGTAGTAGCGATGACGATAACAACGCCCCAGTAACTGTAGATACACAACCCGCTGTCTCAGTCTTTGATGCCGCACAGGACTCTGGAGATTTCACCACCCTTGTTGCAGCACTTGAAGCAACCGGTCTAGATGAAACCCTTGATGATTTAACTACTAGCTTTACTGTATTCGCCCCAACTGATGATGCATTTGCGTTACTAGGCGAAGAAACCATTAATAACTTATTAGCTGATACAGACACGCTTAGTTCAATTTTAACTTACCATGTGGTCTCTGGCAGAGTTGATGCACAAACTGCTATTGGTTTAGCGGGTACTACCGTTGAGACTGTTAACGGACAAAGCATTGCTTTATCTTTAAGTGGTGAAAATTTATTAGTAAATACCAGTACAGTAACAATGACTGATATTGTGACTGACAACGGAATTATTCATGTTATAGATGCAGTGCTCACACCTAAAACAGTGCCAGAAACAGCACCAACTAATAATATCATTGAAACAGCTCAACAAGCTGGCAATTTTAGTACATTACTTGCAGCTCTTGATGCTGCATCCCTTACTTCAGCACTTGCCGATGAATCATCAGAATTTACCGTATTTGCCCCTACGGATGCTGCATTCGAGGCAATTGGTAGCAACTTTTTAAACACGTTACTGGCTAATCCCACCGTTTTAGCCGATATTTTGAAGCAGCATGTGCTTGTAGGAGCAGTGGATTCTGTTACTGCAATGTCTCTTAACGGTCAATCAGCAGAAACGCTACTTGGCAATACCCTTCCAGTGGCGATAAACGCAGAAACAAACATGCTATCGTTTGGCGGAGCCAATATTATAGTAAAAGATATTATGACCAATAACGGTGTCATTCATGTAATTGATTCGGTTATTATTTCTGATGTTACTTTACCTCAAAGTACCAATACAATTGCTGACATTGCGAGCGCTGATGGTAACTTTACGACACTTCTCGCGGCTCTAACGGCAACAGGCTTAGATACACTAGTTGCCGATCCAGATAATACTTTTAGTGTATTTGCTCCTACAGACGCTGCATTTGCTGCACTCGGTCAGGATACAATCAATGCGCTACTAGCTGACACAGATACGCTTCGTGATATTTTGCTATACCATGTTTTTCCTGACGCAACAGTTTTATCAGATGACGCAGTAAGCATTGCCAATAGCAACAGCAACAAGGTAGAAATGGCCAATGGCGACATGGCAGCTATTTCTTATGTAGACAGCTCACTATTTATCAATGATTCTGCAATCACAGAGGCAAATGTAACCGCCAGTAACGGCGTGATTCATGTATTAAATAAAGTGATTATGCCGCCGGTTGAAGTGGGTACTCCGACTAAAACAATTGCTACTGTGGCTACTGAAACACCCGCATTATCTACTTTGGTCACTGCACTACAAGCAGCATCACTAGTAGATACCTTTAACGACACCACTCAATCATTTACGGTATTTGCACCGACAAATGCTGCATTTAGCAAAATCCCTGCGGCTGATTTAGAGGCTTTATTGGCTGACACGACAGCACTAACAGGTGTACTGACTCAACATGTTTTAGGCGCTCAAGTGGGCAGTACTGATGCATTTGCAGCCAATGGAAAAATGGTTACTACCCTTGCTGAAAATATGTTGAGCGTAAACATTGTTGACTTTACCAGCACCGAAAATACAGCAACAGACAGCATTGCTTACGATACAACTAACAACCGTTTAGTAACAGGTATGGCCGATGCAATGCCAGGTAAAACAGTTTATGTGTTCGACAATGATTTAGGTGAGGCAATGAGCGTGTGTGAAGGTGGATGTGCAACAACATGGCCACCTGTTCTTGGTACTGCAGCGTCAATTGAAAATGTGCCAGGTTTATCGTTAATTGCTCGCTCAGATGACAGCATGCAAGTCGCTTATCTTGGTCGTCCTTTGTACACTTACGCAGGTGACACCGCTGTAGGTGATAACAATGGCCAAGCCGTGAACAATATTTGGTGGCAAGTAAGCTTGCCGGCTACATCACTACAAGTAGCGGGTAGTAATGTAACAACCACTGATATTTACACCAGTAATGGCGTTGTTCACTTAATTGATACAGTGATCACAACAGCTAAATAA
- a CDS encoding VOC family protein, giving the protein MSNCLHLAIPAGDLEKAKAFYCDVLGCKTGNSEAGRWVDINFWGNELTLHQSVERLPTVRHDVDMGAVAVPHFGIHLSENEFQGLKQRIADAGLEYLDQPYRRFVGDEFEQETFFIEDPNGNVLEMKTMVNPEVLFKKD; this is encoded by the coding sequence ATGTCTAACTGTTTACATCTGGCTATCCCTGCTGGTGATCTTGAAAAAGCGAAAGCGTTTTACTGTGACGTACTCGGCTGTAAAACCGGCAATAGTGAAGCGGGGCGATGGGTAGACATTAATTTTTGGGGTAATGAATTAACCCTACATCAAAGTGTTGAGCGTTTACCTACGGTTCGTCACGACGTTGATATGGGCGCAGTGGCTGTCCCTCATTTTGGTATACATTTATCAGAGAACGAGTTTCAAGGACTTAAGCAACGCATTGCCGATGCCGGCCTTGAATATTTAGATCAGCCTTACCGTCGTTTTGTTGGTGATGAGTTTGAGCAAGAAACCTTTTTTATTGAAGATCCTAACGGTAACGTGCTTGAAATGAAAACCATGGTTAATCCTGAGGTACTATTTAAAAAGGATTAG
- a CDS encoding NUDIX hydrolase, whose product MNQMVRVGVAVIVMHDNKILLGERIGAHGANTWATPGGHLEFGETVEQCAVREVAEETGLDVTNIRQLDFTNDIFSKENKHYITLYVQADYEGGEVVNKEPHKCLQWRWCDINNLPSPLFASLKNYLAQSSLPAEY is encoded by the coding sequence ATGAATCAAATGGTCAGGGTAGGCGTTGCAGTAATAGTAATGCATGATAATAAAATTCTACTGGGTGAACGGATAGGCGCGCATGGTGCAAATACGTGGGCAACCCCTGGTGGGCACTTAGAATTTGGTGAAACGGTTGAGCAATGTGCTGTGCGTGAAGTAGCAGAAGAAACGGGCCTTGATGTTACTAATATTCGACAACTCGATTTTACCAACGATATATTTAGCAAAGAGAACAAACATTATATTACTTTATATGTGCAAGCAGACTATGAAGGTGGTGAAGTGGTAAATAAAGAGCCACATAAATGTTTGCAGTGGCGTTGGTGCGATATTAATAACTTGCCTTCACCTTTGTTTGCCTCATTAAAAAATTATTTAGCACAGAGTTCCTTGCCCGCTGAGTATTAA
- a CDS encoding transporter substrate-binding domain-containing protein translates to MLLRMVLTVFVLVFYNAVCNANPVTFIAEDLPPYHFKNPQGETQGALVDIAKAVLKGTDLTAKFEIMPMARMFQQQQANPNAIMLSLLKTPNRHHQFKWLGKVYFADAYLVSLRSHKDEVIHLNFAKEYKVATIRGYSAQAYLEAQGFTENENLVLVSYYQQLWKMLYKDRIDFVVTNTLTLENELKRSGLDPHLISKRIHLDELPSSLHFAASNQLDSHTAKIISDRLNAIKESGEYQQILNKWQLPMPKKL, encoded by the coding sequence ATGCTTTTGCGTATGGTGTTAACTGTTTTTGTATTGGTTTTTTATAACGCGGTTTGTAACGCCAATCCAGTTACTTTCATCGCTGAAGATTTACCGCCTTATCATTTTAAAAATCCCCAAGGTGAAACGCAGGGCGCATTGGTTGATATCGCAAAAGCTGTACTAAAAGGGACTGATTTAACAGCAAAGTTTGAAATAATGCCAATGGCTAGAATGTTTCAGCAGCAACAAGCCAACCCTAATGCCATTATGCTGTCACTGCTAAAAACACCAAACAGGCATCATCAATTTAAGTGGCTGGGTAAAGTTTACTTTGCAGACGCATACCTAGTTAGCTTACGCAGCCATAAAGATGAAGTGATTCATTTAAACTTCGCTAAAGAATACAAAGTAGCCACTATTCGCGGTTACTCTGCGCAGGCCTATTTAGAAGCCCAAGGTTTTACTGAAAATGAAAACTTGGTATTAGTGAGTTATTATCAGCAGCTCTGGAAAATGCTATATAAAGATCGTATCGACTTTGTCGTTACTAACACGCTCACACTTGAAAACGAATTAAAGCGCAGCGGGCTCGACCCTCATTTAATTTCAAAGCGCATCCATTTAGATGAATTACCTTCTTCTTTGCATTTTGCAGCCAGTAATCAACTTGACTCACACACAGCAAAAATTATTAGCGATAGGTTAAATGCCATCAAAGAAAGCGGTGAATATCAACAAATTTTAAATAAATGGCAACTTCCTATGCCAAAAAAACTTTAA
- a CDS encoding acetate--CoA ligase, which produces MSGEYKQHYNEFKQDPAAFWLSQSKRLPWYKAPETAYTQDQQGLHHWYADGQLNSCFLALDQHVIAGHGNETALIYDSPVTNSKRSFSYLQLQQEVAKFAGVMQSLGVTKGDRVVIYMPMIPEAVIGMLACARIGAIHSVVFGGFAAHELAVRIDDAKPKLVLSASCGVEVNTVIEYKELLDNALEAASYKVEHCIIYQREQVTAPLTANRDINWADAMQTATPVEPVAVSGDHPLYILYTSGTTGTPKGVVRENGGHAVAMHYSMETVYGMKPGDVFWAASDIGWVVGHSYIVYAPLMYRCATILFEGKPVRTPDASAFWRVVEEYKVNALFSAPTAFRAIKKEDPNADGFKQYDTSSLKRLFLAGERLDPPTYDWLKEKTGLPVLDHWWQTETGWAIACNPVGIEHLPTKAGSSTVATPGFDVRILDMNGDECAPNEQGAVVIKLPLPPGCLPTIWQNTARFKAGYLAEYDGYYLSGDGGYIDDDGYLFIMGRTDDVINVAGHRLSTGEMEEIVAAHPAVAECAVFGISDALKGQNPMAMVVLKNDFHGSHKEVEQQLVQTVRNQIGAIACLKNIMCVERLPKTRSGKILRKNLRQLIDGEELQIPSTIDDPSIFEELSHQLEHSKL; this is translated from the coding sequence ATGTCAGGTGAATACAAACAACATTACAACGAGTTTAAACAAGACCCGGCAGCGTTTTGGTTATCACAAAGTAAGCGACTTCCTTGGTACAAGGCTCCAGAAACAGCATATACACAAGATCAACAAGGACTGCACCACTGGTATGCAGACGGCCAACTTAACAGCTGTTTTTTAGCATTAGACCAACATGTAATCGCTGGGCATGGGAATGAGACCGCCTTAATTTATGACTCACCGGTTACCAATAGCAAACGCAGTTTTAGCTATTTACAACTGCAGCAAGAGGTCGCTAAATTTGCAGGGGTAATGCAGTCTTTGGGGGTGACTAAAGGCGACCGCGTAGTGATTTATATGCCTATGATCCCCGAGGCAGTAATTGGTATGTTAGCCTGCGCCCGAATTGGCGCTATTCATTCTGTTGTATTTGGTGGTTTTGCAGCGCATGAATTAGCGGTACGGATTGACGATGCCAAGCCCAAATTGGTACTCAGTGCCTCTTGCGGTGTAGAAGTAAATACCGTAATTGAATACAAAGAATTACTCGATAACGCGCTTGAAGCTGCTAGCTATAAAGTTGAACACTGTATTATTTATCAGCGTGAACAAGTCACTGCTCCGCTAACGGCTAATCGCGACATAAACTGGGCAGATGCAATGCAAACGGCCACACCGGTTGAGCCTGTTGCGGTCAGTGGTGATCATCCGCTTTATATTTTATACACCTCAGGCACAACAGGGACACCTAAGGGTGTGGTCCGTGAAAATGGCGGTCATGCGGTTGCTATGCATTACAGTATGGAAACCGTATATGGCATGAAACCGGGTGACGTGTTTTGGGCCGCCTCTGATATTGGCTGGGTAGTAGGCCACTCATATATTGTGTATGCGCCACTTATGTATCGATGCGCAACTATTTTGTTTGAAGGAAAACCAGTTAGAACTCCCGATGCCAGTGCTTTTTGGCGCGTAGTAGAAGAATACAAAGTGAATGCTTTATTTAGTGCCCCCACTGCGTTTCGCGCGATTAAAAAAGAGGACCCCAATGCCGATGGATTTAAACAATACGATACTTCTAGTCTCAAACGATTATTTTTAGCCGGAGAGCGTTTAGACCCACCTACCTACGATTGGCTCAAAGAAAAAACAGGCTTACCGGTACTTGATCATTGGTGGCAAACCGAAACCGGCTGGGCAATTGCGTGTAACCCTGTAGGCATTGAACACCTGCCTACAAAAGCCGGAAGTTCAACGGTTGCAACGCCTGGATTTGACGTACGAATTTTAGATATGAATGGGGATGAATGTGCCCCTAATGAGCAAGGCGCGGTTGTTATAAAGCTGCCTTTACCGCCGGGCTGTTTACCAACAATTTGGCAAAATACAGCTCGTTTTAAGGCTGGTTATTTGGCCGAATACGATGGCTACTACTTATCTGGTGATGGTGGTTATATAGATGACGATGGTTACCTCTTTATTATGGGTCGCACCGACGATGTGATTAATGTTGCAGGGCACCGTTTATCCACTGGTGAAATGGAAGAAATTGTTGCCGCTCACCCAGCTGTAGCTGAATGTGCAGTATTTGGTATTAGTGATGCGCTAAAAGGGCAAAACCCAATGGCGATGGTGGTGCTAAAAAATGATTTTCATGGCTCACATAAAGAGGTAGAACAGCAATTGGTGCAAACCGTGCGTAATCAAATTGGCGCTATTGCATGCCTTAAAAATATTATGTGTGTAGAGCGGTTACCAAAAACCCGTTCTGGCAAAATTTTACGTAAAAACCTGCGGCAGTTAATTGATGGTGAAGAACTGCAAATCCCCTCAACCATAGATGATCCAAGTATTTTTGAAGAGCTTAGCCATCAACTCGAGCATAGTAAACTGTAA
- a CDS encoding SRPBCC family protein — protein MVKIKVKRTVAATPEQIRSVLLAHADLGRFFNAHFKLLTPQEPGEISGGKGTIREIKMQGTTFKEQIIAADNSHISYRIIGSKPVAQHRGDIYLNTNNEDPSLTEISYHIRCIAPLWLPDFILTFFIKKDISQALKKIAHYFQERVV, from the coding sequence ATGGTAAAAATAAAGGTTAAGCGTACTGTGGCAGCAACGCCTGAGCAAATACGCAGCGTATTACTAGCGCATGCCGATTTAGGGCGGTTTTTTAATGCTCACTTTAAACTACTAACACCACAAGAGCCGGGTGAAATAAGTGGTGGGAAAGGCACGATTAGAGAAATAAAAATGCAAGGCACTACCTTTAAAGAGCAAATAATAGCCGCAGATAATAGTCATATTAGTTACCGTATTATAGGCAGCAAGCCCGTTGCACAGCATCGTGGTGATATTTACTTAAATACCAATAACGAAGATCCATCACTCACCGAGATTAGCTATCATATTCGTTGCATTGCACCTTTATGGCTACCCGATTTTATACTGACTTTTTTTATAAAAAAAGATATTAGCCAAGCACTTAAAAAAATAGCCCATTATTTTCAGGAGCGTGTTGTATGA
- a CDS encoding AraC family transcriptional regulator, which produces MKTLADHYFCSCLDYLEAKGLASHEVLNAIEFNEYTNKQLQQLAPRISLKSYNALLSYAQQALNDPLFGFELGKQIRTADFGVLGYLIESSTNLASAITALLNYDSLVANIGRAQFEQQQTLCKVTWLADPQCSPQAVLRNMTAWVSVVRQLLNPQLSPSCVYFSTHFSITEQQRLTDWFNCPVKAGASFNQIEFPSNYLTLPFKTDNSQINAMLKQMSEQQLSQFKSQQLLTEKINHILMAKHDLQDCSLLRTAAALNMTPRTVQRYLKKEQTTFAKLLEEEQKRRLLTYIPHYSLNNIAFMLGFNNQSSFNRAFKRWYHCSPRQFIKNNN; this is translated from the coding sequence ATGAAAACCTTAGCCGATCATTACTTTTGTAGCTGTTTGGATTACCTTGAAGCCAAGGGCTTAGCTAGTCATGAGGTTTTAAACGCGATTGAATTTAATGAGTATACTAATAAGCAATTACAACAATTGGCGCCGCGGATCAGTTTAAAAAGCTATAATGCGTTGCTTAGCTATGCACAACAAGCGTTAAACGACCCCTTATTTGGCTTTGAATTAGGAAAACAAATACGCACCGCTGATTTTGGTGTATTAGGGTATTTAATTGAATCGAGTACTAATTTAGCCAGTGCAATTACTGCACTGCTCAATTACGACAGCCTAGTAGCTAACATTGGTCGCGCCCAGTTTGAGCAACAACAAACATTGTGTAAAGTAACTTGGTTAGCCGATCCACAATGTAGTCCACAGGCTGTTTTACGAAATATGACCGCATGGGTCAGTGTGGTACGCCAGCTACTTAATCCACAACTTTCACCTAGCTGCGTGTATTTTTCAACACACTTTTCAATCACCGAGCAACAACGATTAACTGATTGGTTTAATTGCCCAGTAAAAGCTGGAGCTAGCTTTAATCAAATCGAGTTTCCAAGTAATTACTTAACTCTGCCTTTTAAAACCGATAACAGCCAAATCAACGCGATGCTCAAGCAAATGTCAGAGCAACAGCTCTCCCAGTTTAAAAGTCAGCAGTTATTAACAGAAAAAATTAATCATATTTTAATGGCAAAACATGACTTACAAGATTGCTCTTTGCTTAGAACAGCCGCCGCCTTAAATATGACGCCACGCACAGTACAACGCTATTTAAAAAAAGAACAAACCACCTTTGCTAAACTGCTTGAAGAGGAGCAAAAACGACGTTTATTAACCTATATTCCTCATTATTCATTAAATAATATCGCATTTATGCTGGGATTTAATAATCAAAGCTCTTTTAATCGTGCCTTTAAACGCTGGTATCATTGCTCACCTCGACAGTTCATAAAAAACAATAATTAA
- a CDS encoding sterol desaturase family protein: MSIEIILLALSPIFLLFVAIEFIKFRRYYDIKDSLANALLALLHQGADAIALIVLMPFFYWLYQFRLFDIELTVLTVLGAFVLQDFLYYWFHRASHHIHWLWAAHVVHHSSTRMNFTTAFRQSLMYPLAGMWLFWMPMILLGFEPVIVFAVVALNLAYQFFVHTQVVKKLGWFESVFNTPSHHRVHHAINNGYLDKNFAGVLIIWDKLFGTYVEEDENKPCKYGIIGQLNSNNPIKITFHQWQHLVKSSYRANGLKAKLKVVFGYPTSSQGSNK; encoded by the coding sequence ATGAGCATTGAAATTATTTTACTCGCACTGAGCCCTATTTTTTTGTTATTTGTTGCTATTGAGTTTATTAAATTTAGGCGTTATTACGATATAAAAGACAGCTTAGCCAACGCGTTACTTGCTTTATTACACCAAGGCGCTGATGCTATTGCGTTAATAGTGCTAATGCCGTTTTTTTACTGGCTGTATCAGTTTCGGTTATTTGATATTGAATTGACGGTACTGACCGTATTAGGTGCCTTTGTACTGCAAGACTTTTTATATTATTGGTTTCATCGTGCATCACACCATATACATTGGTTATGGGCAGCACATGTCGTACATCATAGCTCTACGAGAATGAATTTTACTACTGCGTTTAGACAAAGTTTAATGTATCCGCTTGCGGGCATGTGGCTGTTTTGGATGCCGATGATATTACTTGGTTTTGAACCTGTGATTGTTTTTGCCGTAGTTGCCCTTAATTTAGCGTATCAATTTTTTGTTCACACCCAAGTGGTAAAAAAGTTGGGTTGGTTTGAAAGCGTATTTAATACCCCATCGCATCATCGGGTGCACCACGCTATAAATAATGGCTACTTAGATAAAAACTTCGCTGGAGTTTTAATTATTTGGGATAAATTATTTGGCACTTATGTAGAAGAGGATGAAAATAAGCCGTGTAAATACGGAATTATTGGCCAACTAAACAGTAATAACCCGATTAAAATTACCTTTCATCAGTGGCAGCATCTCGTTAAAAGTAGCTACAGGGCAAACGGGTTAAAAGCTAAATTAAAAGTAGTATTTGGTTACCCAACAAGCTCTCAAGGTAGTAATAAGTAA
- a CDS encoding diguanylate cyclase: MLGAQVVRFSIFICAFAMLFSSVTYAQERCQLSVSATNTSVSLSKEVVSNIKLKNGINHLELSCNLNQGGVFSFTRPALKDFSWQQNSVYKTPLKTNQMAILMDPGVFTAQLTVTTSAAYTPRFTWSDTQPFVEKIQRYNLIFGIFYGLCATLIFYALIIGHGIKDPLFKLYGIYIFCIASFIFFQEGQPYLFTQQYYSVYVSHLYTLSIGLTIVSATWFMSALLELPKYFPKISNTLKVAALCVLTLCLQKIALDLPLITNITSAVTGYLSLFIVMTIFILSATQTKYGVNEANLVFIALSSVFISMVFRVLLTDYSPFIQRYGFVIAFTIESLLLAIAVGRRIQRLSYTKKQAERHANFDHLCHIYNRRGWSLKANDLLAEHKQRGGVLCFLYIDLDRFKAINDTYGHDVGDKVLCKVAESLSQHMRTEDAVGRLGGDEFVAMALFNSNEKINQRVNTLEQQLNQLTIEHQGHTISIYASVGQTSYTQPPDNLDTVLKAGDEAMYKQKLQRKAKLAEKMVVAAI; the protein is encoded by the coding sequence ATGTTAGGCGCTCAGGTGGTTAGGTTTAGCATTTTTATATGCGCTTTTGCTATGCTATTTAGTAGCGTTACTTATGCGCAAGAACGTTGCCAGCTCAGTGTAAGTGCAACAAACACATCGGTGTCTTTGTCCAAAGAAGTTGTCTCAAATATTAAGCTTAAAAACGGTATCAATCATCTCGAATTAAGCTGTAACTTAAACCAAGGCGGGGTGTTTTCATTTACTCGTCCTGCACTTAAAGACTTTTCGTGGCAGCAAAATTCAGTATATAAAACACCTTTAAAAACCAATCAGATGGCAATTTTAATGGACCCAGGCGTTTTTACTGCCCAGCTTACGGTTACTACCTCAGCAGCTTATACCCCACGCTTTACTTGGTCAGATACACAGCCTTTTGTCGAAAAAATTCAACGCTACAACCTTATTTTTGGCATTTTTTATGGTCTTTGCGCCACGCTTATTTTTTATGCACTAATTATAGGGCACGGCATAAAAGACCCTCTTTTTAAACTGTATGGCATTTATATTTTTTGCATCGCTAGTTTTATATTCTTTCAAGAAGGACAGCCTTATTTATTTACACAGCAGTACTACTCTGTGTACGTAAGCCATCTTTACACGTTAAGTATTGGCTTAACTATAGTCAGTGCTACATGGTTTATGAGCGCACTATTGGAGCTACCTAAATACTTTCCAAAGATAAGCAATACATTAAAAGTTGCCGCCTTATGCGTACTGACTTTGTGCTTACAAAAAATAGCCCTCGATCTGCCACTCATAACCAATATTACCTCTGCAGTAACCGGCTATTTATCATTATTTATTGTCATGACTATTTTTATCCTCAGCGCGACACAAACAAAGTACGGTGTTAATGAAGCAAACTTGGTATTTATAGCACTGTCAAGTGTGTTTATTAGTATGGTGTTTAGAGTACTACTAACCGATTACAGTCCGTTCATTCAACGCTATGGATTTGTTATTGCGTTTACAATTGAATCTTTATTACTAGCTATTGCCGTCGGCAGACGAATTCAAAGGTTAAGTTATACAAAAAAACAAGCTGAACGACACGCTAACTTTGATCACTTATGCCATATATACAATCGTCGCGGTTGGAGCTTAAAAGCAAACGACTTACTAGCAGAGCACAAACAACGAGGAGGCGTTTTGTGTTTTTTATATATAGATTTAGACCGTTTTAAAGCAATTAATGATACTTATGGTCATGATGTGGGCGACAAAGTACTGTGCAAAGTTGCAGAGTCACTTAGTCAACATATGCGCACTGAAGATGCCGTTGGCCGCTTAGGAGGCGATGAATTTGTGGCCATGGCATTATTTAATAGCAACGAAAAAATTAACCAGCGAGTTAACACCCTAGAGCAACAATTAAACCAGTTAACTATAGAGCATCAGGGCCATACCATTTCCATTTACGCCAGTGTTGGGCAAACTAGCTATACTCAGCCACCTGATAACTTAGACACAGTTTTAAAAGCGGGTGATGAAGCGATGTATAAACAGAAATTACAAAGAAAGGCGAAGCTGGCTGAAAAAATGGTAGTCGCCGCTATTTAA